In Ruminococcaceae bacterium R-25, one genomic interval encodes:
- a CDS encoding glucose-1-phosphate thymidylyltransferase, whose protein sequence is MKGIILAGGRGTRLYPNTIAVSKQLLPIYDKPLIYYPLSVLLLAGIREVLVISTPDDTPNYEKLLGDGSRLGISIEYKVQDTPRGLADAFILGADFIGSDSVCLVLGDNIFYGKDFTKMLKNAMREAEETGAAVFGFPVNNPKAFGVVEFDNNHNVISIEEKPEKPKSNYAVPGLYFYNNDVVEIAKNVKPSARGEIEITSINNHYLSEGKLKVTLLQRGISWLDTGTPKGMQKAGNFVKTVQEMQGFYISCIEEIAWRRGFITLDQLHMLGEELKMTDYGQYILSLTEEQK, encoded by the coding sequence ATGAAAGGTATAATTCTAGCCGGTGGCAGAGGCACACGTTTATATCCGAATACTATTGCTGTAAGTAAGCAATTGTTGCCAATCTACGATAAACCGCTTATTTATTATCCTTTATCTGTTTTACTTCTTGCTGGAATCAGGGAAGTTCTTGTCATCTCTACACCTGATGATACTCCCAATTATGAGAAGTTGCTTGGCGACGGATCAAGGCTTGGCATAAGTATTGAATATAAGGTGCAGGATACTCCTAGAGGACTTGCTGATGCTTTTATTCTTGGCGCAGACTTCATTGGAAGTGACAGCGTTTGTCTTGTGCTCGGTGATAATATCTTCTATGGTAAAGATTTCACCAAGATGCTTAAGAATGCTATGAGAGAAGCTGAAGAAACTGGTGCTGCTGTTTTTGGATTCCCGGTTAATAATCCTAAAGCTTTTGGTGTAGTAGAGTTCGATAATAACCACAATGTTATTAGTATTGAAGAGAAACCGGAAAAGCCCAAGTCTAATTATGCTGTTCCAGGGCTTTATTTCTACAATAATGATGTTGTAGAGATCGCAAAGAATGTAAAACCTTCTGCACGTGGTGAAATAGAAATAACCTCAATTAATAACCATTATCTGAGCGAAGGCAAATTAAAGGTTACTTTGCTGCAACGCGGCATTTCCTGGCTTGATACTGGTACGCCAAAAGGTATGCAGAAAGCCGGTAATTTTGTTAAGACCGTTCAGGAGATGCAAGGGTTCTATATTTCATGTATTGAAGAAATTGCATGGAGACGCGGATTTATTACTTTGGATCAACTTCATATGCTTGGTGAAGAACTGAAGATGACTGACTATGGTCAGTACATTCTCTCTCTTACGGAGGAACAGAAATGA
- a CDS encoding dTDP-4-amino-4,6-dideoxygalactose transaminase, with the protein MDRILVTRSSMPPIEEYENEIKEIWDSHWLTNMGVKHNQFQSELESMLDVPYVALYCNGHLALENILEAMGFPKGSEVITTPFTFASTTHAIVRCGLKPVFCDVNPEDYTIDVNLIESLITDNTVAIVPVHVYGNLCDVESIKAIADKHHLKVIYDAAHAFAVKFKGVSAGAFGDASMFSFHATKVFNTIEGGAICFYDDALVQKLNDLKNFGLHGAEEVDYVGGNAKMNEFCAAMGICNLRHLDEEIAKRKVVVECYRSHLDGVDGIKLAPIQKDVESNYAYFPVVFDKNIFGADRDEVFDALAANNIGARKYFYPLTNTFECYKNVFNADNTPIALDISMRILTLPLFADLSVEDVDRICEVILSCRR; encoded by the coding sequence ATGGATAGAATACTTGTTACCCGTTCCTCAATGCCTCCAATAGAGGAATATGAGAATGAAATTAAAGAGATTTGGGATTCTCATTGGCTCACGAATATGGGAGTAAAGCATAATCAGTTCCAATCAGAACTTGAATCAATGCTTGATGTACCATATGTTGCACTATATTGCAATGGACATCTTGCTTTAGAGAATATACTCGAAGCAATGGGTTTTCCTAAAGGCAGCGAAGTTATTACTACTCCATTTACATTTGCATCTACAACACATGCAATTGTTCGTTGTGGTCTAAAACCTGTTTTTTGCGATGTAAATCCTGAAGATTATACGATTGATGTAAATCTCATAGAATCTCTTATCACCGATAATACTGTTGCTATTGTTCCGGTTCATGTATACGGAAATCTTTGTGATGTTGAATCTATTAAGGCAATTGCTGATAAACATCATCTTAAAGTTATTTACGATGCTGCTCATGCCTTTGCTGTAAAGTTTAAAGGTGTGAGTGCCGGTGCATTTGGAGATGCTTCTATGTTCAGTTTCCATGCAACGAAGGTGTTTAACACAATAGAAGGCGGCGCAATTTGCTTTTATGATGACGCTCTCGTTCAGAAACTTAATGACTTAAAGAACTTTGGGCTTCACGGAGCAGAAGAAGTGGATTATGTCGGCGGTAATGCAAAGATGAATGAATTCTGTGCCGCTATGGGCATTTGTAATCTTCGCCATCTTGATGAGGAAATTGCAAAGCGTAAGGTCGTTGTTGAATGTTATAGAAGCCATCTTGATGGTGTTGATGGAATAAAGTTAGCTCCTATACAAAAAGATGTTGAATCTAATTATGCATATTTCCCTGTAGTATTTGATAAGAATATCTTTGGCGCTGATCGTGATGAAGTGTTTGATGCACTTGCTGCAAATAACATTGGCGCAAGAAAGTATTTCTATCCTTTGACCAACACTTTTGAATGCTATAAGAATGTATTTAACGCTGATAACACTCCAATAGCTTTAGACATATCAATGCGAATTCTAACACTTCCATTGTTTGCGGATCTTAGTGTTGAAGATGTTGATAGAATCTGTGAAGTAATCTTGAGTTGTAGAAGGTGA
- a CDS encoding fumarate hydratase subunit alpha: MSDLEYNKIVALVKDTLVSAGSTFREDKKNAYLLAIQKETNPQARWVLETILENAQTAEKNRSPLCDDTGIPHLVLEVGEDKAITGKMLDAITEGVKQGLRALPGRPMGIMGNDCQRIDQSGGLNPDSAGVEPAPILIRRCKDDVLRLHILMFGGGPAIRGKTYRVFHKHNTKVVIDEIVNWAVDAVSQLGCSPCTLAVGVGRSHYEAASLMLQAQVDGCYDVQNEMEQEITRRVNDANIGALGLHGDVSVLATFMKVGPQRASGVRIVCVRPTCCFEPRIATVELN, encoded by the coding sequence ATGAGTGATCTTGAATATAACAAAATAGTTGCTCTTGTTAAAGATACTCTTGTTTCTGCCGGTTCAACATTTCGTGAAGATAAGAAAAATGCTTATTTATTGGCAATACAAAAAGAAACTAACCCGCAGGCAAGGTGGGTGCTTGAAACTATTCTGGAAAATGCTCAAACGGCGGAGAAAAATCGTTCACCATTATGTGATGATACGGGCATACCACATCTTGTTTTAGAGGTTGGTGAGGACAAGGCAATTACAGGAAAGATGCTTGACGCTATAACAGAAGGTGTTAAACAAGGACTTCGCGCTTTGCCTGGCAGACCAATGGGGATTATGGGTAATGATTGTCAACGTATAGATCAGTCTGGCGGATTAAATCCTGATAGTGCGGGAGTAGAACCAGCTCCTATACTTATCAGAAGATGCAAAGACGATGTTTTGCGCTTGCATATTCTTATGTTCGGTGGGGGACCTGCAATTAGAGGGAAAACTTATCGTGTATTTCATAAGCACAACACAAAAGTCGTTATTGATGAGATCGTTAACTGGGCTGTCGATGCAGTTTCTCAACTTGGATGTTCTCCATGTACACTTGCTGTTGGTGTTGGCAGGAGCCATTACGAAGCTGCTTCGTTGATGCTTCAGGCTCAGGTTGATGGCTGTTATGATGTTCAGAATGAAATGGAGCAAGAGATTACTCGAAGAGTTAATGATGCTAATATCGGAGCTTTAGGCTTGCATGGAGATGTAAGTGTTTTGGCTACTTTTATGAAGGTTGGACCTCAGAGAGCAAGCGGAGTGCGTATTGTCTGCGTAAGACCTACTTGTTGTTTTGAGCCAAGAATTGCTACAGTTGAATTAAATTAA
- a CDS encoding fumarate hydratase subunit beta yields the protein MIELNTPITNDVIKKLRIGDAIYISGYIFCGRDAVLPKLVKLAEDNRLKEISVDIIGGVVFHTAVSPAGVGPTSSNKLEIESSIEPLSKYGIKLHLGKGALHKETVEALDKYNSVYAVIPPVTALLGDKTLEQRVLAFPEEGMEALHLLKVDRFPAIIAAAHGRSIYE from the coding sequence ATGATTGAATTAAATACTCCAATTACTAATGACGTAATTAAAAAATTGAGAATTGGAGATGCAATTTATATATCTGGTTATATTTTTTGTGGAAGAGATGCGGTTCTACCAAAACTGGTAAAGCTTGCTGAGGATAACAGGCTTAAAGAAATAAGTGTTGATATTATTGGTGGCGTTGTTTTTCATACTGCAGTCAGTCCAGCAGGGGTTGGCCCAACATCTAGTAATAAACTTGAAATTGAGAGTAGCATTGAGCCACTTTCAAAATATGGAATCAAGCTTCATCTTGGAAAAGGTGCGTTACATAAGGAAACGGTTGAAGCACTTGATAAGTATAACTCTGTATATGCTGTTATACCTCCTGTAACAGCATTACTTGGAGACAAGACGTTGGAACAAAGAGTTTTAGCTTTTCCTGAAGAAGGAATGGAAGCTTTGCATTTACTCAAAGTTGATAGATTTCCAGCAATAATTGCTGCAGCACATGGAAGGAGCATTTATGAGTGA
- a CDS encoding amino acid/polyamine/organocation transporter (APC superfamily), with protein MSDSRHFKKVLGVWDILVVSFGAMIGWGWVVSSGKWIQNAGVVGTLIGFVIGGLMIFLVGMTYSELTTAMPKVGGEHVFSYKAFGPTGSFVCTWALILSYIGVVCFEACSLPTIIQYIFPGFLKGYLYTVAGFDIYISWLAVAVVSAIVITIINIVGIKAAAILQTVLTVTIAVVGIVLVSASTISGSSINLDGQIIIGDGFDSIKNILSVAVVAPFFLFGFDVIPQVAEEINIQLKKIGKILLVSIICAVSFYAFVVFAIGFALNPNEISESMNGSGLVAASAMEKVFNSSVMAKILIIGGMCGIVTSWNSFLIGGSRAIYSMAESHMIPYCFAKLSKRFKTPINALILIGILSVIAPFFGRTMLIWISDAASFACCTAYCIVSMSFLVLRKKEPQMHRPYKVKHYFIVGLCASLMSGIMVVLFLIPNSGCQLTFEELIITGGWVFLGLVFYVWSKIKYRDRFARIET; from the coding sequence ATGAGCGATAGTAGGCATTTTAAAAAGGTTCTAGGTGTATGGGATATACTTGTTGTCTCGTTTGGGGCAATGATTGGATGGGGATGGGTAGTTTCTTCTGGTAAGTGGATTCAGAATGCCGGTGTAGTTGGTACCTTAATAGGCTTTGTTATTGGTGGCTTAATGATTTTCTTGGTTGGAATGACTTATTCTGAACTAACAACAGCTATGCCAAAGGTTGGGGGAGAACATGTATTCAGTTACAAAGCTTTTGGTCCAACCGGATCTTTTGTATGTACTTGGGCATTGATACTTAGTTATATTGGAGTTGTTTGTTTTGAAGCTTGCTCTCTTCCTACAATTATCCAGTACATTTTCCCTGGTTTTCTAAAAGGATATCTCTATACTGTTGCTGGATTTGATATATATATATCTTGGTTAGCAGTTGCTGTAGTTTCGGCAATAGTTATTACTATAATTAACATTGTTGGTATTAAAGCAGCTGCCATTCTGCAAACAGTGTTAACAGTTACCATTGCTGTAGTTGGAATAGTACTTGTTTCAGCGTCAACAATTTCGGGTTCTTCAATTAATCTCGATGGACAGATTATAATTGGTGATGGCTTTGATTCGATAAAGAATATACTCTCTGTTGCTGTTGTAGCTCCTTTCTTTCTTTTTGGATTTGATGTAATTCCTCAGGTTGCGGAGGAGATTAATATTCAATTGAAAAAAATCGGTAAAATACTGTTAGTATCTATAATCTGTGCAGTTTCTTTCTATGCTTTTGTCGTTTTTGCTATTGGGTTTGCTCTCAATCCTAATGAAATCTCAGAATCTATGAATGGGTCCGGTTTAGTTGCAGCATCTGCAATGGAAAAAGTTTTTAACAGTAGTGTTATGGCTAAAATACTTATTATTGGTGGAATGTGTGGTATAGTTACGAGCTGGAATTCGTTTTTGATTGGTGGAAGTCGAGCCATATATTCTATGGCAGAATCACATATGATACCATATTGCTTTGCAAAACTTAGTAAAAGGTTTAAGACCCCTATCAATGCTTTAATTCTTATAGGCATACTTTCTGTAATAGCGCCTTTCTTTGGAAGGACGATGCTAATTTGGATTTCAGATGCAGCTAGCTTTGCTTGTTGTACTGCTTATTGTATTGTATCAATGTCTTTTTTAGTACTAAGAAAAAAAGAACCTCAGATGCATAGACCATATAAAGTTAAACATTATTTTATAGTTGGATTATGTGCGTCGTTGATGTCAGGAATTATGGTTGTATTATTCCTTATACCAAATTCAGGTTGCCAATTGACATTTGAAGAATTGATAATAACTGGTGGTTGGGTTTTTCTTGGTTTAGTTTTCTATGTTTGGAGTAAAATCAAATATAGAGACAGATTTGCGAGAATTGAAACATAA
- a CDS encoding putative polysaccharide biosynthesis protein: MNLDMIRITENQDEMISIAKEIVSIMPQKYTPKVMSMLRDTLESRLPSSSEKDIDDYLYITIYHYWVYGCTVDEYFYYEFYNKTHNEKSKYMTLRVRWVYMNYLNKEEDSHLLFNKYETYQLLKEYYRRDVIMCRSIDDYPVFLDFITKHKEFVVKPSDLSGGRGVYKTDVIGLNEEEIRTFYLKLINEAKNTKEKYLKNTDCSIVIEELIEQDDSLAVFNPESVNGVRLPTVTIDGKTHFYQPWLKIGRGGNFLTSAVFGTMDAGIDAQTGIIDTPGMNESGEVWSVHPDSGINIVGFKIPHWQQLLDLAQECASLLPQFRYIGWDFVLSKKGWCIMEANYSGDFMWQLYRNKGMKKEFEDLIGWKMNKEFWWQE, from the coding sequence ATGAATCTGGATATGATTAGAATTACCGAGAACCAAGATGAAATGATTAGTATTGCTAAAGAAATTGTGAGTATTATGCCTCAAAAATACACCCCAAAAGTTATGAGTATGTTGAGGGATACGTTAGAATCAAGGCTTCCAAGTTCTTCAGAAAAGGATATTGATGATTATCTTTATATAACTATTTATCATTATTGGGTATATGGATGTACAGTAGATGAATACTTTTATTATGAATTTTATAATAAGACTCATAACGAAAAAAGTAAGTATATGACATTGAGAGTTCGTTGGGTCTATATGAACTATCTCAACAAGGAAGAAGATTCACATTTATTATTCAATAAATATGAAACATATCAGCTATTAAAAGAATATTATAGGCGTGATGTGATTATGTGTCGTTCAATCGATGATTATCCTGTTTTCTTAGATTTCATTACGAAACATAAGGAATTTGTTGTTAAGCCATCAGATTTAAGCGGAGGTAGAGGTGTCTATAAAACGGATGTTATCGGCCTTAATGAAGAAGAAATTAGAACTTTCTATTTAAAACTCATTAATGAAGCTAAAAATACAAAAGAAAAGTATCTTAAAAATACAGATTGCTCAATTGTTATTGAAGAATTGATTGAACAGGATGATTCACTTGCTGTTTTCAATCCGGAATCAGTAAACGGTGTTAGATTACCAACTGTTACAATAGATGGAAAGACACATTTTTATCAACCATGGCTCAAAATTGGTCGAGGTGGAAACTTCCTTACCAGTGCCGTGTTTGGAACAATGGATGCAGGAATTGATGCTCAAACAGGAATAATCGATACACCGGGTATGAACGAATCCGGTGAAGTATGGTCTGTACATCCGGATTCAGGTATTAATATTGTTGGATTTAAGATTCCACATTGGCAACAACTCTTAGATCTTGCTCAGGAATGCGCATCACTTTTACCACAATTTAGATATATTGGTTGGGATTTTGTTTTGAGTAAAAAGGGCTGGTGCATTATGGAGGCGAATTATAGTGGTGATTTTATGTGGCAGCTATATAGAAATAAGGGAATGAAGAAAGAATTTGAGGATCTTATAGGTTGGAAGATGAATAAAGAATTCTGGTGGCAGGAATAG
- a CDS encoding citrate lyase beta subunit: MRHHANQPSTKFIIEPVHFNKYTDHNLLRYCLGATMYMPGTKDFLQPILTKKYPGLTSMVMCFEDACKEELVPEAEQNVINLLDSLNEELDNGSINYDEIPLIIFRVRNLEQFKHFTSMLRPEHIHLITAFNFPKFNSQNGEGYFEHLEFLNKQFGEVLYGMPILESKEMAYLESRISELMSVKEILDKHKPLVLNVRVGGTDWSSVFGMRRGINYTIYDIMTVADCLKDVLNVFSRHNDYSVSGPVWEYFRAKKTMKFEDMPHTINASLFKQETLINDAVDGLLRELLLDRANGFIGKTIIHPTHIPYVNGMLSVTKEVYDDAIQILDVSGGVVKSSSGNKMNEIGPHRCWAEKILMRAKAYGVIENESKYRDLFEA; this comes from the coding sequence ATGAGACATCATGCAAATCAACCAAGTACTAAATTCATTATCGAACCAGTGCATTTTAACAAGTATACTGACCACAATTTGCTAAGATATTGCTTAGGGGCAACTATGTATATGCCTGGAACAAAAGATTTTCTTCAGCCAATCCTTACAAAAAAATACCCAGGACTTACTTCAATGGTTATGTGTTTTGAAGATGCATGCAAAGAAGAATTGGTTCCAGAAGCTGAGCAAAACGTTATTAATTTATTGGATTCTCTGAATGAAGAACTTGATAATGGCTCCATCAATTATGATGAGATCCCCCTTATTATTTTTCGTGTTCGTAATCTTGAACAATTTAAGCATTTTACTTCAATGCTAAGACCTGAACATATACATTTGATAACTGCTTTTAATTTTCCCAAATTTAATAGCCAAAATGGTGAAGGTTACTTTGAGCATCTTGAGTTTTTGAATAAACAATTTGGAGAAGTGTTATATGGTATGCCGATTCTTGAAAGTAAGGAAATGGCATATCTTGAAAGTCGTATCTCAGAACTTATGAGCGTAAAGGAAATTCTGGATAAGCATAAACCTTTGGTACTAAATGTTCGTGTTGGTGGAACTGACTGGTCATCCGTATTTGGAATGAGAAGAGGTATCAATTATACGATATATGATATTATGACAGTTGCAGATTGTCTAAAAGATGTGCTAAATGTATTCTCAAGACATAATGATTATAGTGTTTCTGGTCCTGTATGGGAGTATTTCAGGGCAAAAAAGACTATGAAATTTGAGGATATGCCCCATACAATTAACGCATCGCTTTTTAAGCAGGAAACATTGATTAACGATGCGGTTGATGGTTTGTTGAGAGAACTTCTGCTTGATAGAGCAAATGGTTTTATTGGAAAAACAATAATTCATCCAACACACATACCTTATGTAAACGGAATGCTTTCAGTAACTAAGGAAGTCTATGATGATGCCATTCAGATTCTTGATGTTAGTGGTGGCGTAGTTAAGAGTTCCAGTGGTAATAAGATGAATGAAATTGGTCCACACAGATGTTGGGCGGAAAAGATCCTTATGCGAGCTAAGGCATATGGTGTGATTGAGAATGAATCAAAGTATAGAGATTTGTTTGAGGCGTAA
- a CDS encoding ATP-grasp domain-containing protein: protein MNISKTKAIVLGGTAPHIELIKQLKNRGYFVILVDYLDNPPAKSFADLHIQESTMDNEAVLKVAKEHDVQLVISACVDQANITACYVAEKLGLTKPYTYKIASEITNKGFMKRMMVEKGIPTTKYLYLDNGEEVKAFDLKFPVMVKPADSCAASGVKKANNEEELTEFLLNAKSVSRTGRTVVEEFFSGVEVSAYCFVQDYVANVVMISERLSVIEGDKQVLKCYATITPPSISDIAIKKIKTAATEIAKAFELNNTPLHVQAIVRGDEISIIEFAPRVGGGISYQTIRDNTGFDIISATIDSYLEKKVDLKYSEIKYFYSVNLIYGLPSVFDHLDGADNLIDKGIIDSIHFHKTKGMRITDDKASGGRIAAFLVRGNSREEICQKVEYAMNNLDAYDVTGKSIIRRDLYIKK, encoded by the coding sequence ATGAATATAAGTAAGACTAAAGCTATTGTACTTGGTGGCACAGCTCCACATATTGAGTTGATCAAACAACTGAAGAATCGAGGTTATTTTGTAATACTTGTAGATTATCTTGATAACCCTCCGGCAAAGTCTTTTGCTGATCTTCATATACAAGAAAGCACAATGGACAATGAGGCTGTTCTTAAAGTTGCAAAGGAACATGATGTTCAGCTTGTTATTAGTGCATGCGTTGATCAGGCGAATATCACAGCCTGCTATGTTGCTGAGAAACTTGGACTTACTAAACCTTATACTTATAAAATCGCTTCCGAAATTACGAATAAAGGGTTTATGAAGAGAATGATGGTGGAGAAGGGGATTCCTACCACTAAATATCTATATCTTGATAATGGCGAAGAAGTTAAGGCTTTTGATTTGAAGTTTCCAGTAATGGTAAAACCTGCGGATAGTTGTGCTGCATCAGGTGTAAAAAAGGCCAATAATGAAGAAGAATTGACTGAATTTCTATTAAATGCAAAAAGTGTTAGCAGAACAGGAAGGACAGTTGTAGAAGAGTTTTTCTCTGGTGTTGAAGTTAGTGCATATTGTTTTGTACAAGACTACGTTGCTAATGTTGTAATGATCTCTGAACGTTTAAGCGTTATCGAAGGTGATAAGCAAGTATTGAAGTGTTATGCAACGATTACTCCACCTTCAATAAGTGATATAGCTATTAAGAAGATTAAAACAGCTGCTACTGAAATTGCTAAAGCTTTCGAACTGAATAATACACCACTTCATGTACAAGCGATTGTTAGAGGTGATGAAATAAGTATTATTGAGTTCGCGCCTAGAGTAGGCGGAGGTATTAGCTATCAGACAATAAGGGATAATACTGGTTTTGATATTATTTCTGCAACGATTGATTCATATCTAGAAAAGAAAGTAGACCTCAAATACTCTGAAATTAAATATTTCTACTCTGTAAACTTGATATATGGATTACCTTCAGTATTTGATCATTTAGATGGCGCAGATAATCTTATTGATAAAGGTATCATTGATAGCATTCATTTTCATAAGACAAAGGGGATGAGAATAACTGATGACAAGGCAAGTGGAGGTCGAATTGCTGCATTTCTTGTTAGAGGTAATTCTCGTGAAGAAATATGCCAAAAAGTTGAATATGCTATGAACAATCTTGATGCTTATGATGTAACAGGAAAGAGCATTATTCGTAGAGATTTATATATAAAAAAATAA
- a CDS encoding 2-methylcitrate dehydratase PrpD, which translates to MTVVIDEFVDYLINKEATISNAVTRKAEECLEDYLSVTEAGAAKNRKKWSSLISILPEGKAKIFGCNNTTDGRMASLINGFNAHSLELDDGQRFAMIHLGASVISAIMASNDEIGFSKECKLKGIIMGYEAACRIAICMQPSHKKRGYHTAGTCGTIGSAVGVAVAMGMKREQLTRVITAALASSAGMLEIQEQSSEMKPYNLGRAAMDGLVSAYMGLSDFNVPNDMLGGERGFFKLFADSYDKDKLLSDKEYFEIERIYVKPYASCRHSHSAVEAAIKLRDTIDVNQIERVVVKTYSLGVKGHDHKLINGVASAKLSTPYAVAAALLYGRADLSLYEPLNNASIKLAQKIDVVEDEELTAECPAKRVAIVTVILNDGTEVSERIDYAKGEPENPMTKEEREQKKQLLVEYALRANKENEV; encoded by the coding sequence ATGACAGTTGTTATTGATGAATTTGTTGATTATTTAATTAACAAGGAAGCAACAATTTCTAATGCAGTCACTCGAAAAGCAGAGGAATGTCTTGAAGACTATTTATCTGTTACAGAAGCAGGAGCTGCAAAAAATAGGAAAAAGTGGAGTAGTCTTATCAGCATTCTGCCAGAAGGAAAAGCAAAAATATTCGGTTGTAATAATACAACTGATGGACGAATGGCATCATTAATTAATGGGTTTAATGCTCATTCTCTCGAACTCGATGATGGTCAGAGATTTGCTATGATACATCTTGGAGCTTCTGTTATTTCTGCAATTATGGCTTCAAATGATGAGATTGGTTTTTCTAAAGAATGTAAGTTAAAGGGAATCATTATGGGCTATGAAGCTGCGTGCAGAATAGCAATATGTATGCAACCATCGCATAAAAAAAGGGGTTATCACACAGCTGGTACTTGTGGAACTATTGGATCTGCTGTTGGCGTTGCAGTTGCTATGGGCATGAAACGGGAACAATTAACTAGGGTTATAACTGCGGCTCTTGCAAGTTCTGCTGGCATGCTTGAAATACAAGAACAGAGTTCTGAAATGAAACCTTATAATTTGGGAAGAGCTGCAATGGATGGTTTAGTTTCTGCTTATATGGGACTTTCAGATTTTAATGTTCCAAATGATATGCTTGGTGGGGAGCGAGGCTTTTTTAAGTTATTTGCCGATAGTTATGATAAGGATAAGCTTCTTAGTGATAAGGAATACTTTGAGATAGAGCGCATATATGTTAAGCCATATGCTTCATGTAGACATAGTCATTCTGCTGTTGAAGCTGCAATAAAACTACGAGATACTATTGACGTTAATCAAATAGAAAGGGTTGTAGTAAAGACTTATTCACTAGGTGTTAAAGGGCATGATCACAAGCTGATTAATGGTGTTGCCTCTGCTAAACTTAGCACACCTTATGCTGTTGCAGCGGCGTTGTTGTATGGCAGAGCTGACTTGTCTTTGTATGAACCACTCAACAATGCATCTATTAAGCTTGCTCAAAAGATTGATGTTGTTGAAGATGAAGAATTAACGGCAGAATGCCCTGCTAAAAGAGTTGCAATTGTTACCGTTATATTGAATGATGGAACTGAAGTTTCAGAAAGAATAGATTATGCAAAGGGAGAACCTGAGAACCCAATGACAAAAGAGGAGAGAGAACAGAAAAAGCAATTGCTTGTTGAATATGCATTAAGAGCTAATAAAGAAAACGAGGTATAA
- a CDS encoding D-3-phosphoglycerate dehydrogenase: MKRILLTNKYEGIPLEIVKSEVPNGFQIVFVDDLTQDALETIVPHADYILAGGRLRITKTVLEKASKLHMIQRSGVGLDSLDLDAIKEMGIPLYVNQGVNSQSVAEHSLLLILASLRRLTEIDSNTKLGIWNKQGQGIKTAELAEKTVGIIGMGNTAKTLVSLLRPFSVRILYYDVSRQNEKYEHDNNMQYASLDELFKCSDIISLNCALTDSTRHIINAVSINKMKTGVVLVNTARGGVVDANALYDGLASGKISFAGIDVHETEPIPNEYALSKLNNVILTPHIAGVTSDSFRKMMHSAFRNIDLFDKGMLEEIKQYRFI; encoded by the coding sequence ATGAAACGAATACTGTTAACGAATAAATACGAAGGCATTCCTCTTGAAATTGTTAAGAGTGAAGTGCCTAATGGATTTCAAATTGTTTTCGTGGATGATCTTACTCAAGATGCGTTAGAAACAATAGTTCCACATGCCGATTATATTCTTGCTGGAGGCCGTCTAAGAATTACAAAAACGGTATTGGAAAAGGCTAGCAAACTTCATATGATTCAGCGTTCAGGAGTTGGTTTGGATTCTTTGGATCTTGATGCCATCAAAGAGATGGGAATTCCGCTTTATGTTAATCAGGGTGTTAATTCACAAAGTGTAGCTGAGCATTCATTACTTCTCATTCTCGCTAGCTTGCGTAGATTAACAGAGATTGACAGTAATACTAAACTTGGTATATGGAACAAGCAGGGCCAAGGTATTAAAACAGCAGAGTTAGCTGAAAAAACGGTTGGTATAATTGGAATGGGTAATACAGCAAAAACGCTTGTTTCTCTTTTGAGACCATTTTCAGTGAGAATACTATATTATGATGTATCAAGGCAGAACGAAAAGTATGAACATGATAACAATATGCAATATGCTAGCCTTGATGAATTGTTTAAGTGTTCTGATATTATTTCACTTAATTGTGCGTTGACTGATTCTACAAGACACATAATAAACGCAGTATCTATTAATAAAATGAAAACTGGTGTAGTGCTTGTTAATACTGCTCGTGGTGGCGTAGTTGATGCAAATGCTCTTTATGATGGGCTTGCTAGTGGGAAAATAAGTTTCGCAGGGATTGATGTCCATGAAACTGAACCAATTCCCAATGAATATGCACTTTCAAAGCTTAACAATGTGATACTTACTCCTCATATAGCTGGTGTTACATCGGATTCTTTTAGAAAGATGATGCATTCTGCTTTTAGGAATATCGATTTATTTGATAAAGGCATGCTTGAAGAAATCAAACAGTATAGGTTCATTTGA